The Anoplopoma fimbria isolate UVic2021 breed Golden Eagle Sablefish chromosome 1, Afim_UVic_2022, whole genome shotgun sequence region ACTTTTGCAGtggaaattaaatacaaaaaactgtGAACAAGATCACATGGTTCTTGCAGAAATATAGATCAATATTATCCCCACAGATTAGGGGGGATTTCCGTTTTGACTGGGATGCTATTTTTGGAAACTGAAACTTATGAAACTCATCATGAATGTAAGAAAATAGAGGTGATTCAAGATGAGTCATAGTTACAAATTGCACAATCTATGTAACTGTGGAGAAGCAGACGTGTGGGTATATGACTGATACTCAACATAAGCAGTATGAAACTTTTAAGATTGATGGCGTGAAATCTTCAACTtcacatatctttttttgtattttaatcaaTTAACGTTTTCTCATTGTGTGAAggctgaaatataatatatattatattattatatatattatatatgttataaatgtTTCAAAACTCAACTCAAATTGTGAACTCCCAGAACTGTCAGTATTATAAAGATATTACcactgctttttatttattccagcAAATTTTTCTGTAGTCATTTTCCATAAaaggtaatttaaaaaaaaaaaaaaaaaaaaaaaaaaaaaaaaaaaacacttaccTGTGTCAGGTAAACAGGAAGCAGCGACAGGTGCGGGAGACACGCCCACAGAAACCTGAAGCTCTCGGAACTAGattctttctctgctctctcgTCCAGTTTCACTCCGCAGAAGACACATGCGACACATTCTGACAAGAGAGACTTTTGTTTGATCACATCGACCGGAGAGGAGACACCAGGAGACACATCTCTTGGTTGTAACCTGACTACTGTAGATTGTTCTGCTCGCAGGTTGAATTCGttgacaaacacacaagaagaaTCATCTCTCGGCGACCAAAGGCCTGCAGGTTCACCTCGGACACCATCAGAGACTACTACcagtcaaataaacacacaagaagagaggaagtactGTAGGTGTTTTCTGGTCCTTTTGGTTTTAATCTTAGCAGTGCAGGCTTTGACCTCTGATGGACTACATGGACAGTGGACTGAGATACACCCCAAAGTCGGTAAGAAACTTGTAGCACTTCTGTACAGCCTACaggtcattacattacattacattacattacattacattacagtacattacattacattacattacattacagtcatgtagcagacgcttttatccaaagagacttacaataagtgtattcaacataggtattcaagagaactactagtcaccagaagtcataagtgcatttCCTTTctaacaagcatcttaaagcataaaccagagcaaaagtatagtgcagaggcaagttactacgaaaacatcTAACTGAGGCGGAGGCTCTGTTTTACCCTGTTGAATATTGAtatgatgtctgtgtgtgttttgcaaatttccccgctgcgggactaataaaggattatcttatcttatcttatcttttgtGTAAGAGTTTGGGTGTTACCGGAGTGACACTCTTTCCTGACATTGGTGCGTATTTGTGTGACAGTGGGGAGCATTAGACAGGAAGTGAACCAAACTGATGCAGAGACTACCTTAAAAGACCAGTCAAAGTTAGTGTGACCTATATAGGTAAATGAACCTTCCCATAGCAAAACGGTCAGACATGAAGAATAAAAGGTCACCTGTTTTTTCATTCGAGATGTACGCACAACAGTGTATGCAaatctacatttctttttcagtcACAGGCACTCTTAACACCAGCACAATGTTTTTCCTTAGGACAAATATGTTACTAAGTGAAAAGTAAATCCAGCGCTCAGAAGTTGAGAAAAACAGCTTTCACTTCCTTGCCAAGCATCTGGTTAGGTACTGATTAGAGGAACTGCCAGGAGTTTAATTTCGTATTTCTCTTGGTAAGCTTTTTTAACGAACCAAAAAGGGAATATTTAGATTTTCAAGTACTGCACGACCCCCGAAAAGGGTGTTATTTTCATACAAGAAATCAATAAACGCCTACCCATTGTGATAGATCGTCTTAGGATACATATGTcagatctttctttttttcttcattcaattAAAAACTGAAGGTCATCAGAAAATATCAGGGGTCTGGGTCGTATGTCTTTTGATTCATGGTATAACTTTCCACCAAACTTCCTTGTAAATGAGATATGCTATGAACAAACAAGCCCTTTCAGGTTGCACTTGCCCAGCTCATTTTCTCTGTATGGTGCCTAATTTCCAAGAAGTAggcacaatgaaaaaaaaaaaggtattgagGCATCTTCCCATCTGCAGTATGTGGTAAATGATACTCCAAAACCCTGTAGCTTTTAACCGACTCAAAGCTTTCGATTAAAACCTTTTTCAAATAGGGATTCTCTCTGTAGAGCATCCCTGAGCTTCATCAGTGAAGGTCCTCAGAAAGCAACGCAGGCAGCCATCGAGGGCCTGACGCCTGAATTCCTCCAAGTTCCTCAGCCCTGTTGTGACTTGTTCACTAGAGTCCTTCTAGAGTACATCTGTTCAAAATTACTCCACAGAAAGCATCACAGTATGGAGGATAAACATAAAGGCATTATGTTAGAAATGCCCTTTTGATTTCAATCAAAGGATTTGTTAGGACACAATGTGGAAGATCTGATGAAAAAGTTGTTGTGCTAAGTGTGTTTTGGTCATTGAGGCTGGGTgataattaaatgcattttttaaatatgttgtaaTGGCTTACATggtttgtattaatatttaggCTTCTGTTGTCTTCAAGAGAAATAACCAGATTCCTGTTAAAGGCGGATACATTACGTATTTTACGTTTTAAGGAATatactttgaatatttttgagttttgtgtgaaggatttttttatattattatattgattgAACCGATGGATACTGTTAACAAGCTCACTAAAGATCCATACTTAATTATCAGTTAATATTTATGATTAATTTGAAGAGTTATCAGATGCAGTTCTggttatttttgaaaatgatttattgccAGGAAAACTCCTTCTTGTTTATAAGTAGATGGGGTGTGCCGACATGTTGTCTCAATTTcttaattgaaaatattttctccttttttaattGGTAGCttgtaataaagaaaaacattgtaaatatgtgaagcatgtaataatgtttttgttaacaaacaacacagagcCATACATATCTATCCACACACTCTGCAATGAGCACTTAAAATGGGAATGACAGATGCCAAACCTGCTCTTTTACAGGTGCAGTATAATTCATTCTAGTCATTTAGCTGGAGTATCAGGTTTATACAAGCAGAGAGACAGTGTTGTCCttggtttttaaaacaattaatgtaGTCGTAGCTTTGCAAAGCCGATGATCTTCCAATAAGCACCTTGTAATTGTAAAACTTGCATGCACAAAATCAAAGATCTTTGTTTGCCCGTGGGGTTGTCCAGTTTTACAGGgaccttttcattttcttctccaGTATAGtgagcacacacagaaacttgTTGTGTTCCACTACAGATCAACAAGTGGTTTGTTCCCAGCAGGTTTGACAGGATTTTACATGGAGAAACCTTTGtactccctcccccctctgtctcACCTCTTAAAGGTAACCACAGGGCCGTGACTCATGCATGAAGTTCCCTTCTAATTAACAGCACCAGACATTCAAACAGCCCTTTCTGTAGtagattttgaataaaaatcGTCTCAGATTTCTTCCCCTTAAAAAGCCTttagttaaagaaaaacattttgtgatctATCAGATCATAGTTTATCTGGTTGAGGACCTAATTCTGTTAGTCATCACAGGCTTGGGGCAATCCTAAAATACACAAGTACCTACTTGCTGGCTGCTACTGTCACTTATCTTCAGCTGGTTCTCTATTCAGGTAGAGTTAAAACTCCTTTCCTTGCAGCTTTATGTCCACAAATGTCTTCGCGCTCCTGTGAAATGGtccaaattaatattttgagGTTGTTGTTATGTGTCCATCATTTATCCATACattcaactgtctgtctgtctgtcttctagGACAAAGACTGGGACACCTCTGTCCAATTCCTGCCAGCATCGGATAACAAAAAGCTTGAGAAGAAAAAGGGTCCGGGGAAAGTTGGAGCTGTGATCGGGGTGGTGATCTTTGCTGCCGTTATTGCTCTTATGACCGGACTGCTGGTCTGGCATTTCCACTGTAAGAACTCCTTCATGATATTAATTTGATAATAGGACACAATAGCAAACAGTTAATGAAAAAGGATGTAAACTTTGAGGTAACCCTGTCACACTCAATtttcaaagtttaaatattttttgatacATTGCAaatttgtgctttttaaatgCCCTCTGCAGAGCTCTTAGATTTGCCggatttgttttattgcatctAATGTAGGACATGAtggaaaatagtttaaaaaggCCCTTCTGCACATTGTTgcgttttctattttttattactgGATCCACATAAATACTTGTTTCTTAGCCCCTGGTTTAAAATTCCTCTGTATTTCTTTGAAATCTGCAGAAGTTTTGAAATATACTGTCAACAAACATATTGACAAATAATCAGGACCCAAAAACTGCTCTCTTTGGTGGTAAAGGAAAAAACATATGGATCAAAAGGAAGagactaaatacatttactttgcTGTTCTCCAAGTTTCTTCTgataaagtaacaaaaatatacaagcgtacttgtttttgataaatgttCATTAACGAGTTAAATTCAGTTTACTCCGTCTGATTATTTGCACATGAAAATGACTGATACCTAGAAGGAGGGATTAAAGCTACATCATTTGAACCAAGTACACCTGGGGGACTTAAAACTTCACAAATCAAAAGATTTTTGATACATTAGGGATAAAAGTTAACAAAGCCACAGCACTGAGATAAAATGGGCTGAAATCCTGTGCAGTAAGAGTGTGGGTGTGTATCCTCAGTCTTGTCTTTGTGATCCTGCAGTCCGTAAAGATGTGCGACTCAAGAAGATGTACAGCGGCTCCATGCGGATCACCAACCAGGTGTTCGAAGATGCCTACGAGAACTCCAACAGCTCTGAGTTCAAGGCGCTGGCGAAGCAGGTGACCACACAGGTGAGACCACTGCCCTGTCCTccgaaaaatatatatattttttcaaaccgCATCCATTCACTATCTGTTGCGATGTTGCTCCTTTCTCTTTCAGCTTAAGTCCATCTATTCCAAAAGTCCACAGTTGTCCAAATACTATGTTGGTTCTACAGTTCAGGCTTTCAGGTAAGGCTCTTTCATCATTACCCCTACCAAGAGGAACAGGTTTcctttcctgtttgtctgtttgtgtgtttgttagcaCAATATCTAAAAAGAAACTTCAGCTTACTGGATGGGgatttttttgcatgcatgtatgCAGATCCAATAGCACCACcatattaaaacaaactaatCTCCAACATTGCCTGTTATTAAAATTGCAAGGAAAGAAGATTTTGAATGTATGCGCCTTCTGCTTTtgaatgcacatttttaaatttttggAGGGGATTTCCATCCCTCCAAAAATGGATTGGGTTTACTTTTGCCTTCACTGTTTCAGTTCAGTGTAGTTGTATCAGTCTGTAACATAGATTCTAGGAAGAACAAATAAAGACTATTTCACATAGCTGTGGTTGGGAAGAGCCATTATATTACATACATCATAGACTAATTTCCAGTAATTGTTATAAGACAAATAAGCGCCGTGATATATCAGCACACATAAATCTGTGACCCTTTTAGAAGAAGTGACAATTAGTTTTCTACTCTGCACTATTTCATTCTTGTCTCATTGTTTCTCAGTGAAGGCAGTGTTATTGCCTACTACCTGTCCGAGTTCAAAGTCCCTACCAGCCAAGAGGCATCTGTTGACAAAGCCATGTCTTCAATGGAGAAGCTAGTGGACAAAGAGCGGCGAAACACGTTCAGACCTGGCAACTCTCTGGTCGTTGAAGATGTGATATCTTCAGGTAGAGTCAAAGCAACTAAGGGCCTAACTTGCAATGTTTGTGATTCAGTTCCATAATGTATCATGCTGTTTTGCTTATGGTTTGTTGTAGAATGTCAAGTTCTGTATGTTTTGCTGTCAGCACCCTCATCTAAGTTATTTgttatgtgtttcattttacaGAACTTGATCCCCGACTGTTTTCAGCATCATACAGGAGTAAGTGCTCATcttcatctatttatttttcacaacttATTCATGCAAATAGAGAACAGCAAACCTATCTCAACAAATAGTTCATGGGGTTTGAAAAAGGTTACCATAGCTGAAATCGTTATTGATTATTGTCCTCTCTTACATTCTTCTAAAATATAGTTGGCAGGCaacaaatagcttttttttttacctcctatCTTTCTACTCATCAAGGATGAGAAATGACGTCATTTATACTCTTCAGTAAATAGAAGTCGGACGGGCATGATTAACATGTAGTCTAGCCATATTTGGGCATgctatgtgttgttttttaatctaaagATTTTAGGAGTGTACAAGGTTGATACTCTTCTCTCCATTTGGCATAAGCATCATTGTGACTTGTTTACTTTAAGTACAGAGTTTCATCATATTCATAAAATTGTATACACTCAAGTACAAATTAGACAGCGGTTGCATGGTATATGCATATTATTATGCATGCAGAGTGTTAACAGAATAAATTTGTAAAAAGGCCATCATTTAATTTGACTTCTACAGTCTTGTGATTTACAAAGTTGAATGGGAACACCCCTAAAATCATTGTTTCTGTCTCAGGTCTTTTCAAGTATTCAGAACATACAAAGACCAATCGTATCGGGCAGATCCAGTCGCCTGGCTTCCCTAACAGTCCATATACCCCCAACACCTTCATGCAGTGGCAGCTGAGAGCAGAACCCAGCTACGTCATCAAGCTGGAGTTTGATACGATGAATCTGGAAGAGAACTGCAAGAATGACTTTCTCAGAATCTACGACTCCCTGGTGGCCATTGAGAGCCGCGTTATGGAAGAGTGAGTATTTCCTTTGGTCTCATCTTAATACAGCTTCAAGCAGATGTATAACTTGCCTGCCTTCTGTAGTCTTATTTCCAAGCAGTGGCACACTGTACATATCTTTAGATTTGGATAGAGAAGACTACATCTAGTATGTAAGGCCCTCTGCTGGTCAGATGCTGTGTTCTGATGTACACTTATACTGCATACAAAGGTACGGTTGTCTATCATTGCCTGGGTTTGAGCTTTAGAATAATCAGACTTGGGATATGACAGTTGAGTCTAAATATGGTTGCAAATCAGATGAAAGAATTTTAGAATGTGATTGCTCTTTCCAGACcttgaaaaaaattaaacatgcAGTTAGAAAGCCAACAAGACCTCTATATGCATAACTTTGTGTGCAAGATAAAATCATTAGTGGCATTCTTGCACTAAAGAGATAAATTGCGTCAGTGCTATACTGTATAAGTGAAGAAAAATTGACTCCACTTGATACTATTCTCAAGGGAAAAATGTTGCCTTTAATTGATGATTTAACTGAATCCTGTCAAAGGAATCAGCCTtcttaaactgtatttttcaaTGAGAATTTGAATTTCGTTCGCGCAGGAAAAACCTCAGAAACCGAATTTACCTCACAAATATTTCCATGGGCCTTCCAATAATAACATGTTCTGGAATCAGTTTAAGACaattactgatttattttataatgaacTTCCAATTCAAACAAAATTTGAAATTACATGATACCACATCAGTGAACAGTGCATATAGAAAGTgaatgttgtctgttttttcatcCTCAGGATGTGTGGATACTACTCACCTAGTGAACCATTGACCTTTCTGTCTTCTGGCAATGTCATGCTGGTGACGATGGCCACAAATGACAAGAAGAACTACCCAGGATTTAGAGCAAAAGTCTCACAAATCCGACGTGGTAGTAAAGGTAGGGATTTATGTTTGAAACTCTTTGTTATGAGCTGCACTGCACTATCAATGTTTGACATTTGGACAAATCCTGAAATTGACACACATTTCTAACAGGTACGACATGCGGTGGCCAGCTGACAGGTGAAAAAGGCACCTTCACTTCTCCCAACTTCCCAAATTACTATCCTCCTCGAATTTCGTGTGAGTGGACGATCAAGGTGAGACGAACGCACCTAATCGACAAGTTATACACAGCCATATCATACTCTGTGTTTCACGAAGGGTTTCTGTTCAGGTATGCTGAGGCCAGCTGCACATTAGTTTTTACTTGTCTCTGTCAATTATTTAGGTCCCTGCTGGTAAGGCGGTGAAGGTGACGTTCAGAAAGTTCCTCTTGTCTGAGCCTGGGCAGGAGAACACGAAGGACTGTCGCAAGGACTACGTGGAGGTCAACGGAAAGAAGTGAGTCCATGCTTGTATCTCTTAAAACCACATAGGAATTACATAACAGAGCAGATGTCTCACTGCATGTGCACCTCATCCTCAGACTATGCGGAGAAGAGCTTGACGGAAGCCTGACAGAAACCAGCAACACCAACACAATGAGCGTCCTGTTTCGCTCTGATAACTCCTATGTGGACCGAGGTTTCAATGCATCATACGAGGCCATAGACATCAAAGACCGTAAGTGACTCCCGGTAATGGTTATTTCTTGACACTAAGCAAGTGTATCTCCCGTTAACCCTGTCATGTCATCCACAGCTTGTCCAAAGCAGTTTCAGTGCAGAAATCAACGCTGTGTTAAAACAGACCTCAGGTGTGATGGGTGGAATGACTGCGGAGACATGAGTGATGAATTAGGCTGCAGTAAGTACTCAGATTATAGTCAGAAAGAGTAGACAACATCAATAGTGTAATTACTCTCTACATCGATTGTACACAAAAACTGTGTTTTCCTTCAGAGTGCAATCCAAAGGATATCAGTTGTAAGAATGGATTGTGTAAGCCCCAGTTCTGGAAATGTGATGGCGTTGATGACTGTGGAGACCTCACAGATGAGCTGGACTGTGGTAAGAACGGTTTGCACCCATTGAGGATGAATTTTACATGAGCTTTAAAAGTCAGTTTTCTCAtgcctgtctgtttcttttgttttctaagGTGGATGCAAATCTGGACAAATAACATGtaagaatgaaaaatgtgtgtcCGAGAAGAATCGCTGTGACGGCACAGACAACTGTGGGGACGGGTCAGATGAGCTCGACTGTGGGAGAAGTAAGACTCCTTTTCTAAACTGCAAATTTCTCCTGACATaagtcccttttttttccccactgtaGAAAAGCACTTCCACCTGATTCCTCTGCAGATTTATTTAGCTATTGAGTGGATTCCAAATTTCCTGCAACAGCAGTAGGCAGCTATACTCACTATACAACACTAATACACCCACTGTACACTAAATGGCAGACATGAAAAGTTGGCAGCTGATatgtgaacaaagtggagcattaaGCTGCAAAAGAACCAATTATTTCTctcaggaggagatggagaccaAAGCAGGGCTTAAATGAGGGGGTGTACTTACTTACATTTATCAGGAGGACACAAACAACTCAGAATGAATACTATCATTGCTCAATGTCTGCTACTTGTGGCAACTGTTTGTGGAAATGTTAGCTGTAATATCTTTAAAAAGGTGATGATATGTTTTTTAACTTGTTGTAAAGTTTTTAAGTGgtcaaaaaagtcagtttaCGTAGCTGCAAAAATAATTTCTCAAACAATTTTCACTGCAGTGCAAATGTGaagatgtttttctcattttaaacagtttgaaatgttaagaatacattttaggGCACACATAATTGATAATGCTAATATGAGTTTCCACTCACATTTAAGGAATTAATACAGGACCTGTTTCATAGTTTGAATTGGACTgttcttccctccctctctctgtaggCACTGATATTAGCTGCACTGATCTCActtataaatgtaaaaacgATAAATGCATCAGTAAAGTGAACCCAGAATGTGACGGGACACAGGACTGTGAAGATGGATCTGACGAGGAGAATTGCGGTATGTCCCAATTAAAACTTCATCCGGTACATGTACTTTGTCTCAGATATT contains the following coding sequences:
- the st14a gene encoding ST14 transmembrane serine protease matriptase a, whose translation is MDYMDSGLRYTPKSDKDWDTSVQFLPASDNKKLEKKKGPGKVGAVIGVVIFAAVIALMTGLLVWHFHFRKDVRLKKMYSGSMRITNQVFEDAYENSNSSEFKALAKQVTTQLKSIYSKSPQLSKYYVGSTVQAFSEGSVIAYYLSEFKVPTSQEASVDKAMSSMEKLVDKERRNTFRPGNSLVVEDVISSELDPRLFSASYRSLFKYSEHTKTNRIGQIQSPGFPNSPYTPNTFMQWQLRAEPSYVIKLEFDTMNLEENCKNDFLRIYDSLVAIESRVMEEMCGYYSPSEPLTFLSSGNVMLVTMATNDKKNYPGFRAKVSQIRRGSKGTTCGGQLTGEKGTFTSPNFPNYYPPRISCEWTIKVPAGKAVKVTFRKFLLSEPGQENTKDCRKDYVEVNGKKLCGEELDGSLTETSNTNTMSVLFRSDNSYVDRGFNASYEAIDIKDPCPKQFQCRNQRCVKTDLRCDGWNDCGDMSDELGCKCNPKDISCKNGLCKPQFWKCDGVDDCGDLTDELDCGGCKSGQITCKNEKCVSEKNRCDGTDNCGDGSDELDCGRSTDISCTDLTYKCKNDKCISKVNPECDGTQDCEDGSDEENCDCGRSMFKTSRIVGGQDSEEGEFPWQVSLHVKGFGHVCGGSVINQRWLVTAAHCVQDDGRTRFSQPGTWEANLGLHTQGTLGSTVKKNLKQVIPHPNYNTYTYDNDIALMELDSPVTYSDYIRPICLPASQHDFPMGNTVWITGWGATREGGFAAKVLQKAQVRIINQKVCDDLMGGQITSRMLCAGVLSGGVDACQGDSGGPLSSPSGTRMFLAGVVSWGDGCARRNKPGIYTRVTKFRGWIKEKTGV